Proteins from a single region of Salvelinus sp. IW2-2015 linkage group LG4p, ASM291031v2, whole genome shotgun sequence:
- the LOC111960585 gene encoding uncharacterized protein C19orf47 homolog isoform X2, with amino-acid sequence MLLQKNATEFTSQTEQSPVNMASVTTATSEWIQFFKDAGIPAGLAVNYALSFVDNRIQKTMLMDLTKEIMMDLGITVIGDIIAILKHAKQVYRQDMCKMATQAITSGQSSVQTELRRTANTPATRMIANALSHDSPPTTPAHHPDNRAISVTVSNKQAKSGKAVLSRPADEGNGLPAKRRRVTAEMEGNKRMSVFERLGAESKADTTTGCSKATGVFSRLGRADGAEEEPGTAGRADVDGAEEEEEEEDDSDGEGSVLQYAGVLKRLPPSQKKEPVAPKLAPTTLRRLGVKFKLPPTDSPSSSSSPDGLPPAKLSVLQRLGKPNASPPPADTQDSRVTSTRNKARPGLALASPKVSSSTRAGGGESFGAQMDVGSVNVFKRLGSKRT; translated from the exons ATGTTACTTCAAAAAAACGCAACGGAATTTACGTCACAAACGGAGCAGTCTCCTGTAAACATGGCGTCCGTAACCACAG CCACCTCGGAGTGGATCCAGTTCTTCAAGGATGCTGGGATCCCTGCTGGTCTGGCTGTCAACTATGCCCTGTCTTTTGTGGACAACAG gatcCAGAAGACCATGCTGATGGACCTCACTAAGGAGATCATGATGGACCTGGGCATCACTGTCATCGGTGACATTATTGCCATCCTCAAACACGCCAAACAGGTCTACCGACAG GACATGTGCAAAATGGCCACACAGGCCATAACCTCAGGACAGTCCAGCGTTCAGACCGAACTCCGAAGAACTGCCAACACCC CCGCCACACGTATGATTGCCAACGCCTTGAGCCACGACTCACCGCCAACCACACCAGCCCATCACCCTGACAACCGGGCAATCTCTGTGACCGTGTCGAACAAACAGGCCAAGAGTGGCAAAGCAG TGCTGAGCCGGCCTGCTGACGAGGGGAACGGTCTGCCGGCGAAGCGTCGCCGCGTGACTGCAGAGATGGAAG GGAACAAGCGGATGTCTGTGTTTGAGCGACTGGGAGCCGAGTCCAAAGCAGATACCACCACGGGCTGCAGCAAG GCCACGGGTGTGTTCAGTCGTCTGGGCCGAGCAGACGGAGCGGAGGAGGAGCCGGGAACAGCAGGAAGGGCTGATGTAGacggagcagaggaggaggaggaggaggaggatgatagTGACGGAGAGGGTTCGGTCCTACAGTACGCTGGCGTCCTAAAgcgactccctccctcccagaagaaAGAGCCTGTGGCCCCCAAGCTGGCCCCCACCACCCTCCGCCGCCTAGGAGTGAAGTTCAAACTCCCCCCTACtgactctccctcctcctcttcctcccccgaTGGCCTCCCCCCTGCCAAGCTCAGTGTGCTTCAGAGACTGGGTAAACCAAATGCCTCCCCACCGCCCGCCGACACCCAGGACAGCCGGGTGACCAGCACCAGAAATAAGGCCCGGCCAGGCCTGGCCCTGGCCAGCCCTAAGGTCAGCAGCAGCACCAGGGCTGGAGGAGGGGAGAGTTTTGGGGCTCAGATGGACGTAGGGTCAGTCAATGTCTTTAAGAGACTGGGCAGCAAGAGGACCTAA
- the LOC111960585 gene encoding uncharacterized protein C19orf47 homolog isoform X1 produces MLLQKNATEFTSQTEQSPVNMASVTTATSEWIQFFKDAGIPAGLAVNYALSFVDNRIQKTMLMDLTKEIMMDLGITVIGDIIAILKHAKQVYRQDMCKMATQAITSGQSSVQTELRRTANTPATRMIANALSHDSPPTTPAHHPDNRAISVTVSNKQAKSGKAVLSRPADEGNGLPAKRRRVTAEMEGKYIINMPKGTTARTARILAQQAKKGNKRMSVFERLGAESKADTTTGCSKATGVFSRLGRADGAEEEPGTAGRADVDGAEEEEEEEDDSDGEGSVLQYAGVLKRLPPSQKKEPVAPKLAPTTLRRLGVKFKLPPTDSPSSSSSPDGLPPAKLSVLQRLGKPNASPPPADTQDSRVTSTRNKARPGLALASPKVSSSTRAGGGESFGAQMDVGSVNVFKRLGSKRT; encoded by the exons ATGTTACTTCAAAAAAACGCAACGGAATTTACGTCACAAACGGAGCAGTCTCCTGTAAACATGGCGTCCGTAACCACAG CCACCTCGGAGTGGATCCAGTTCTTCAAGGATGCTGGGATCCCTGCTGGTCTGGCTGTCAACTATGCCCTGTCTTTTGTGGACAACAG gatcCAGAAGACCATGCTGATGGACCTCACTAAGGAGATCATGATGGACCTGGGCATCACTGTCATCGGTGACATTATTGCCATCCTCAAACACGCCAAACAGGTCTACCGACAG GACATGTGCAAAATGGCCACACAGGCCATAACCTCAGGACAGTCCAGCGTTCAGACCGAACTCCGAAGAACTGCCAACACCC CCGCCACACGTATGATTGCCAACGCCTTGAGCCACGACTCACCGCCAACCACACCAGCCCATCACCCTGACAACCGGGCAATCTCTGTGACCGTGTCGAACAAACAGGCCAAGAGTGGCAAAGCAG TGCTGAGCCGGCCTGCTGACGAGGGGAACGGTCTGCCGGCGAAGCGTCGCCGCGTGACTGCAGAGATGGAAGGCAAGTACATCATCAACATGCCCAAAGGCACCACGGCACGCACCGCCCGAATCCTGGCCCAGCAGGCCAAGAAAG GGAACAAGCGGATGTCTGTGTTTGAGCGACTGGGAGCCGAGTCCAAAGCAGATACCACCACGGGCTGCAGCAAG GCCACGGGTGTGTTCAGTCGTCTGGGCCGAGCAGACGGAGCGGAGGAGGAGCCGGGAACAGCAGGAAGGGCTGATGTAGacggagcagaggaggaggaggaggaggaggatgatagTGACGGAGAGGGTTCGGTCCTACAGTACGCTGGCGTCCTAAAgcgactccctccctcccagaagaaAGAGCCTGTGGCCCCCAAGCTGGCCCCCACCACCCTCCGCCGCCTAGGAGTGAAGTTCAAACTCCCCCCTACtgactctccctcctcctcttcctcccccgaTGGCCTCCCCCCTGCCAAGCTCAGTGTGCTTCAGAGACTGGGTAAACCAAATGCCTCCCCACCGCCCGCCGACACCCAGGACAGCCGGGTGACCAGCACCAGAAATAAGGCCCGGCCAGGCCTGGCCCTGGCCAGCCCTAAGGTCAGCAGCAGCACCAGGGCTGGAGGAGGGGAGAGTTTTGGGGCTCAGATGGACGTAGGGTCAGTCAATGTCTTTAAGAGACTGGGCAGCAAGAGGACCTAA